From a single Epinephelus fuscoguttatus linkage group LG18, E.fuscoguttatus.final_Chr_v1 genomic region:
- the capslb gene encoding calcyphosine-like b isoform X3 has product MVTADCLGNGSLGVTLPVCCFQLEIRTLERRTFKIMDDDNNRSLELKEFLKGLNDFGILIEKQEATALFQRFDRDGNGTIDFDEFLITLRPQMSKARKEVVMQAFRKLDKTGDGVITIEDLRGVYNAKYHPKYQNGEWTEDQVFRKFLDSFDSPYDKDGKVTKEEFVNYYCGVSASIDSDVYFILMMKNAWRL; this is encoded by the exons ATGGTGACCGCGGATTGTTTGGGGAACGGCAGCCTCGGTgtcacacttcctgtttgttgttTCCAGCTGGAGATCAGAACATTAGAGAGACG aACCTTTAAAATAATGGACGACGACAACAACCGCTCCCTGGAGCTGAAGGAGTTCCTGAAGGGTTTGAATGACTTCGGGATCCTGATCGAGAAACAGGAGGCCACGGCTCTCTTTCAGCGCTTCGACCGCGACGGGAACGGGACCATCGACTTCGACGAGTTCCTCATCACTCTGAGG CCGCAGATGTCTAAAGCCAGGAAGGAGGTGGTCATGCAGGCATTTCGGAAGCTGGATAAGACAGGTGACGGGGTGATCACCATCGAAGACCTGCGGGGGGTTTATAACGCCAAGTACCACCCGAAGTACCAGAACGGGGAGTGGACAGAGGATCAAGTCTTCAGGAAGTTCCTGGACAGCTTTGACTCTCCGTACGACAAAGATGGAAAG GTGACCAAAGAGGAGTTTGTCAACTATTACTGCGGAGTCAGCGCCTCCATCGACAGTGACGTCTACTTTATTCTGATGATGAAAAACGCCTGGAGGCTCTGA
- the capslb gene encoding calcyphosine-like b isoform X1: MAGTSRHDREMAMNAKRQLSECSDPVERLRLQCLARGSSGIKGLGRTFKIMDDDNNRSLELKEFLKGLNDFGILIEKQEATALFQRFDRDGNGTIDFDEFLITLRPQMSKARKEVVMQAFRKLDKTGDGVITIEDLRGVYNAKYHPKYQNGEWTEDQVFRKFLDSFDSPYDKDGKVTKEEFVNYYCGVSASIDSDVYFILMMKNAWRL, from the exons ATGGCGGGGACGTCGAGACACGATCGAGAGATGGCGATGAACGCCAAGCGCCAACTGTCAGAGTGCTCGGACCCAGTGGAGAGACTCAGGCTGCAGTGTCTGGCCCGAGGATCGTCTGGTATCAAAGGTTTGGGCAG aACCTTTAAAATAATGGACGACGACAACAACCGCTCCCTGGAGCTGAAGGAGTTCCTGAAGGGTTTGAATGACTTCGGGATCCTGATCGAGAAACAGGAGGCCACGGCTCTCTTTCAGCGCTTCGACCGCGACGGGAACGGGACCATCGACTTCGACGAGTTCCTCATCACTCTGAGG CCGCAGATGTCTAAAGCCAGGAAGGAGGTGGTCATGCAGGCATTTCGGAAGCTGGATAAGACAGGTGACGGGGTGATCACCATCGAAGACCTGCGGGGGGTTTATAACGCCAAGTACCACCCGAAGTACCAGAACGGGGAGTGGACAGAGGATCAAGTCTTCAGGAAGTTCCTGGACAGCTTTGACTCTCCGTACGACAAAGATGGAAAG GTGACCAAAGAGGAGTTTGTCAACTATTACTGCGGAGTCAGCGCCTCCATCGACAGTGACGTCTACTTTATTCTGATGATGAAAAACGCCTGGAGGCTCTGA
- the capslb gene encoding calcyphosine-like b isoform X2 produces MAGTSRHDREMAMNAKRQLSECSDPVERLRLQCLARGSSGIKGLGRTFKIMDDDNNRSLELKEFLKGLNDFGILIEKQEATALFQRFDRDGNGTIDFDEFLITLRPQMSKARKEVVMQAFRKLDKTGDGVITIEDLRGVYNAKYHPKYQNGEWTEDQVFRKFLDSFDSPYDKDGKVTQEEFMNYYAGVSASIDTDVYFIVMMRNAWKL; encoded by the exons ATGGCGGGGACGTCGAGACACGATCGAGAGATGGCGATGAACGCCAAGCGCCAACTGTCAGAGTGCTCGGACCCAGTGGAGAGACTCAGGCTGCAGTGTCTGGCCCGAGGATCGTCTGGTATCAAAGGTTTGGGCAG aACCTTTAAAATAATGGACGACGACAACAACCGCTCCCTGGAGCTGAAGGAGTTCCTGAAGGGTTTGAATGACTTCGGGATCCTGATCGAGAAACAGGAGGCCACGGCTCTCTTTCAGCGCTTCGACCGCGACGGGAACGGGACCATCGACTTCGACGAGTTCCTCATCACTCTGAGG CCGCAGATGTCTAAAGCCAGGAAGGAGGTGGTCATGCAGGCATTTCGGAAGCTGGATAAGACAGGTGACGGGGTGATCACCATCGAAGACCTGCGGGGGGTTTATAACGCCAAGTACCACCCGAAGTACCAGAACGGGGAGTGGACAGAGGATCAAGTCTTCAGGAAGTTCCTGGACAGCTTTGACTCTCCGTACGACAAAGATGGAAAG GTGACCCAGGAGGAGTTCATGAATTATTATGCTGGTGTGAGCGCGTCCATCGACACAGACGTCTACTTTATTGTGATGATGAGAAATGCCTGGAAACTCTGA